The nucleotide window atgtaaaatatcttattcaggttaatcttaaaaaaaaaataacattcatttcgTATgctcccttttattttggtaacattttgcagattctacaaggtgtgtgtaaactttagactttaactgtatataattctaaattaacaaataattaaattaacaGGAACATACAAACAAGTTTTTCTTAGTATAGAAAGTGTTTTACTCTGACATTCTTTTTCTTATATAACAGAAAATTATATGTCGTGAAATAATATAAAGACAATTTTTCTATAATGACACACAGAGAACGGTTCATTTTAAAGCTTTATAGCTCAATCTCTGTTGAACAGAAGTATTTCTTGTTCCTGCattaaaacacaaattatttttggATATAGCTTAATAAACCAAAACCTtgcaaaaatacttaaaaaatgtTTAAGGTCATGTTTTATtatcttaaagaaatagttcgcccaaaaataataattctgtcattaattactcaccctcacatgagggtgagtaaataatgacagaattgtaatttttgcgtgaactatccctttaatatgcaGAAAATCTGGTTAATCACTAAACACTAGGTGCAGTATAAAGCTTTTACCTTGGTGCAGAGGTCTGCTTTGGGTTCAAGGTCATCCATAGTAACCAGGTTCTGAAGGAAGCTACTTTCCAGGAAGCCCATCTGAGCATCACCGTCAAACCGTGCTTGGGGATTGGTCAGTACCACTCTCAGGGACACGGCAAAGCCAGCCATGTCGATGGGGAATGGGCGGTTGGGACGCCAGCCTGTGTGGAAGCGCACAACCTTCCCATCCTCCACCACGGGCCGTTCAAACTTCATCCCACCCACCAGACCCACAGGCCATACAGAGACACGGTATGTGTAGCGCATCTGAGGGTGACAGGAAGCAGAATGTgggtgggaaaaaaaagtgtTAGATAATGACAAACACATTTTATCCATTTGTCTGTAGGCAAAGATTATGTATGTGGTTGGGTGCAATTGAGAGTTTGATTACATCTCCAATAAAGAGCATCTGACACATCTGTTACACCTCAATACACCCAATGCACAGCTCCACCTGGAGGTTTAACCAGTGAACTCCCCTGGAATGATTCAAAATGATCTCATGTTCATTTTTCACTGCAATTTTCCAAAACTATATACAgctgcatctcaataaattagaatgtcatggaaaagttaatttatttcagtaattcaactcaaattgtgaaactcgtgtattaaataaattcagtgcacacgtGGCTCACgtttaacaaaaacccactaattcactatctcaacaaattagaacctaaaaaaaaaacagttagaaaacatttttagtgaattgttggccttctggaaagcatgttcatttactgtatatgcactcaatacaaaaatgtactctcttgtttctcattttcctcttgacaatacctcatagattctttatggggttcaggtctggtaagtttgctggccagtcaagcacaccaacaccatggtcatctaaccaacttttggtgcttttggcagtgcgggcaggtgccaaatcctgctggaaaatgatatcagcatctttaaaaagttggtcagcagaaggaagcatgaagtgctctaaaatttcttggtaaacgggtgccgTGACTTCAAAAACCACCAACACCAgtagatgacattgcaccccaaatcatcacagactgtggaaacttaaacctggacttcaagcaacttgggctatgagcttctccacccttccttcAGACTCTAGGGCCTTGGTTttcaaaagaaatacaaaactgCTCTCATctaaaaagaggactttggaccactgggcaatagttcattagcccaggtaagacgcctctgatgtttgtctgtggttcaggagtggcttaacaagaggaatacgacaactgtagccaaattccttgacacatctgtgtgtggtggctcttgatgccttgaccccagcctcagtccattccttgtgaagttcacctaaattcttgaattgattttgcttgacaagcctctcaaggctgcagttctctcggttggttgtgcatctttttcttccactcaactttctgttaacatgcttggatacagcactttgaacagccagcttctttggtaatgaatgtttgtggcttaccctccatgtgaagggtgtcagtgattgtcttctgtagcctagtgaaccaaactgagagaccattttgaaggctcaggaaacctttgcaggtgttatgagttgattagctgattgtcatgtcaccatattctagtttgagttgaattactgaaataaatgaacttttccatgacattcaaatttattgagatgcatctGTGAATGCAGCCATGGTgggcaaaaaaagcaaaaaaagatctttttttcaaaaataataaaaaaaatcttaccaaacttttgaacagtagtgtatatttactGATTAAACATCCTTACCTCTTCAAAAAGCTGTAAGCTGTATGTATTGTCATCATCAGCAAAGTACACCACAGCCTCTTCGAGTGCAGCCGCTTCTTTTCCCTTAGCGGCAGCGCCCATCTCCCTGAGCCAGCGCAGACCCTCGTTCCTCTGCTCAGCACCCCGGGGCTTCAGCCAGCTGGGATCTCCCTCCTGCAGCTTCCTGTCTTTGGGGGTCAGCTTGTGTAGATGAGTGTAGGTCAAGCCAGATGCAGCCAGGAAGTCTGAGACCAGTGAAGTTGGCTGTGGAGCATCCTCCACCACAATCCAGTGCAACTGAGGAACATGGAGGAAGGTGTGAGACAAACGAGTGAGCTCGGCTTTCTGCACCAGTCTGGAAAGAGGATAAAAAAAGGAGAAAGAGCAAGATTAAATTTGATAAAGTTTGGGGtgacattcattcattcttttccACAAAATTTTGGAgatacattaaaggattagttcagttctagaataaacatttcctggtaatttactcacctccacgtcatccaagatggtcatctctttctttctttagtcaaaaagaaatgaaggtttttgaggaaaatattccaggatttttctttatatagtggacgTCAACGGGTTGaacgtccaaattgcagtttcaatgcagcttcaaagatctctacacgatcccagcccagaaataagagtcttatctagcgaaatgctcagtcattttctttaaaaaaacccagaaaatgtatttattttttaaccacaaatgctcgtcacACAGTCTCGAGCATTAGCTGTGGGATGCACATCCATTACTTTATACATTAcacattggaaaagtcatgcGTTGTTAGTTCTTTGTCCGTGTACTCTGGATCAAAAAGTTAGGATAGGgtgaaaaactcattttctcctccatctttAAAATCATCCGACATTGTTGTTCGACTTTTTTCTGAACTCACATtcgttttgtaaacactgggttggtacttccacctacgtcacgtgtgacctttccaatgtgactacgtaatgtgtgaagttgagctagtgcaagacgagcatttgtggttaaaaagtatattcatttttattttgttttagaaaatgactgatcgtttcgctagacaagacccttattcctcgcctGGAATCATGTAGATTCCTttaaagctgcaatgaaactgcaaattggaccttcaacccgttggcttcctttgaagtccactatacggagaaaaaccctggaataTATTTacctcaaaaccttaatttctttttgactgaaaaaagaaagacatgaacatcttggatggcatggggatGATTAAATTACCAggatatttttattttggaataaaataagtgaactaatcctttaatgtctaACAGGCTATTCACACATTTTTGCATAAAACAAGTTGCAGGGGAGTGCAACAGAAAAGCgtaagttttttttaagtttgacttTAAATaggttgaagactgacacggaagagaagaaattgttgaatgaagtcgttatttttgttttctttgcgcagaaaaagtattcttgtagctttagaAAATGAAGGCTGAActtctgatgtcacatggactattttaacaatgtccttactacctttctgggcctttctgctgtctatgcagggtcaaaacgctctcagatttcatcgaaaatattttaatctgtgttctgaagataaatgaaggcCTTTGAAAACAGGTGTTTTTAATTTATTCCATCATTGTAATTAAATTGTGGCCACGCACCTCTCAAACATGTTTGTCTAGCACATGCTTACAATAATGCAAAAGCATCACAGTGAAATGCAAAGATGTGTTCTGGGTGAATGGCGCCTTTGAGATGCTTACTATTCAAAACGTAACTGTAATCAGTATTTGCATACTGCAGTGCATAGTGATTGCTCTTCACATTTTTTACATATACACACACCTGCACACTACAGAGACATGAGCAGATAAATCTTAGTAATAAGAAAACCTGGCTCATTTCCATAATTGACCGTCTTTGAACAATGTTGCAAAAAATCTGTTAAAAATGAATCATTACCTCAATTCATTATCACATAGTTCCTGACATCCCAACGTGGAACGTTCCCATGTAAGTTTGCGCAGctatttgtaaatgttatgtGTGAAGATTCTTGTCTCATCCACTTCCAGCTATTTCAAGCTATATAAAACAGCTcgtttttgctgcttgatattgcacacTGATTTGTTTCACCATATTATTTTCATGGATTATCTTAATCATGAACAGagtggtttgtaatgcaaacagttttaccgtttactgcactttgttattcttctcgccATTTCCCTACAGTGGCTAAcgttaatgaaccggaagtcttgcacattcacaTTCTTGCACAGAAATCCTCTCAATATAGCAGTCTCATGCAGGCACAGATTGCTATTTATTTACtctattatgttttattaataatggTATTTGCATTTCCTTTGTCCTAGTTCAGTTTGTTGCAGCCACCGCTGAGTTAAAAAATTTTGGAATATAAAGTTTGTTTGCAAATCATATTTAGGTTTAATTAAAGTTCACATCTCTTGTCTGAAGAGGGTTTGCATGCTAAATTCATTGCGAATCAGATATTGAATTCTTGGGTGAATAAGTCGATGAGTTGTTAACCGTTTCAGTAACCGATTTGTGTGTAGTAAAATCGTTCAGACCTGTTTTGTGAACAAAATAATTGTAAAGATGACTCATCGCCTGTAGGTCAGATTTGTTGAAGTATGGGCTGACTGTGTCATAAAATGGCAATATTTACCTAAATCTTTAACACTATAGAGTTTTTTCAcgatgcgtcatcaatcggccatattggtggcactgaatgtaaacaatgccactgaaccgaatgaaactcgcatattttgctgattattgctgctgaaaatggtcaattattgtcatgttttgggctgtactaatcggtcagaccgggtaAAACATtaagtactacagactgccaaaagttataacaaatcaaggtgaAGAGtgaaaaaactgtctgagaaacaaaaggcatttgtggttggccaaactgaaccaggatttccagggcaagaatcttaacaacattcatgtttgttcttatcatttccggtcaggtaggtgaaatattaggctaatatcttaattaatacgtaatgtatctttaccacctatattaactttagtttgtcaaaatattgtgccctttcctgcttaataAGTCcacctctatatgatttagcagcttccacacgttgtTTTCGGTAGTTTAGACAGcagaaattagcagaacaacatattcagtacattaaccgtgcaatccatgctgtggatatggccgtgcatccgggtaactgaccaaatcgtgacataagtgcaaaccctctattcacTTGCTACCTTGCAAGCATTTAATTTTCATTCAGCAGAACTGTAATTTTGCTAAAGCTCTCTACGCACCTTGCATATGTGGGAGTTATCACAAAAATTTTGGGCACATCATTCTTCTTAGACAGCTCTGATGTTTTGATGTGTTCCTGCAGCTTCTGCAGGTCTCCTCTCAGCTGAGAGATCTGCTGATCTTTAGACATGTCATGATCTCTACAGTCACAGCGCTGACCTGCACACAACTCAGCAATCAATGTCGTGGTCAAATGTGAATGATTCAAGGTGGAATCAACAAGATAATGATGACAGTGAATCCAGTCTTACCCAACTGCATCAGCGCATAGATGAGTCCCAGTAGAGACACCATGAAGTACAGCACGAACACAGTCTTCAGCTTCAGTCTCATTCTCATGATGACCTGCTGATGCTGAAATCAACACTGATGGAGGACGAGGAAACCGGTGATCATGGAGACAACCCATGTGAATGCATTATAACAACCACGACTACAGCTTTGTTAGAAAAATAAGAGATGGAATGCAGATTCCAAGATATTTCCAGAGCATCTAGTGATAATAAGATGTCTTGATttaaatgggctcagctgcagtATTTATATGAATGTCCGGTTACAGAGTTTAACTAACGCATTTGaatatattacatacatttaaagcTGAGATGAATAAATCCTTTCCGGCCGTTTCATTATGTATATATTAGAGATAGCGCTATGCGTCTCTGTGCATACTAGTGGAGTGCACTATATACAGCCAGCCCATTCATCCACTGCGCACTACCAACAACTTCCGCTTTCAATGTGCAACACCGTCAACGATCTTCCGAAACATGGAAATAACCTATAGTTCCGGTCTGTAACTTTTGTATCACATACGAGGACATTTTAACCCTTTAACCGTCAAaagataaaatcaaattaaataaatagccGCCACTACaagaaatatgtataaaaataaataaataaataaaaaagcaatagTGAAACAGCATATTCTTCAACGTTTTGTATTCTAACCTGTTATGAAAAAATGATAGAAGATAAAACGGTAAAAACTCACCAAACCTGAATATACAAATTCTGAAGCGccattatccacctttttcttcacgtAAGAGTGTAtattttatgggtttggcttctggtctcatgcagcatccagctatttttagttgtacaaaacagctggttttgctacTTGATACTGCATATCGGTGTGTcttaacatttcattttaatgtattaactaaattGTAAACAAGCTGGTTTGTAGTGCGAACTGTTTTACCGTTTAATGcagattgttatttttttttccatatagatgctaatgaaccagaagtctcacccaaaACCTTACCTCCACAtcgaaagaaaaaggtggatagagtTTAAAAGACATCTCTGAATTTCTGATTAAGTTTAATGAGAAAACTCTTAAAGCTTCATATGAGCATTTCTGGTAGAGTCTGAAAAAAGTAGCATTGTTGTCTAGCTATGCTATAGGCCAAattcattttaaaagaaataaattattttatttagcaatgatgcctCAAACTGACCAAAAAATAAGTCTATTTCATtgttacatgaaaaaaaaaaaaaactaaatcatcAGTGAGTCctgaaaaaaaatcgaaatataaggttgtatcagcgatttcaagcctgaaacataaagtgtcaaattcagctgacctttcttcacgatccgctcgctgcctgccccataaattggctataaaaaaaaacgcgtctctgtggtcagcctagggtccgagatatgccaaaaaaacaatcggtgctaccaaccattccacagaaaaacaaacagtgttccaaccaatcaccatcaggggtttggtgttgtggactttcgctctgcctccctcacatccctgcaccagtacgaaagtccacaacacagGCTcacaggcagcgagcggatcatgaaaaaaggtcagctgaatttgacactttatgtttcagcctagaatcgctgatacaacctttaagcagcacaactgtttttaacacggataagaaaaagaaatgttttgTGAAAACCAAGTCAgcgtgtgtgaccctggaccacaaaactagccaTAAGggtaatttctttttaaaactgATATCTCTATATtatttaaaagctgaataaataagctttccattgatgtatggtttgttaggacaatactttgcagagatacaactatttgaaaatctggaaacggaaggtgcaaaaaaaaaactaaatgagaaaattgcctttaaagttgtctaaatgaagttcttagcaatgcatattactaatgaaaaattaggtttttatatatttacggtaggaaatttactaaaaatcttcatggaacatgatctttacttactattctaatgatttttggcataaaagaaaaatcaattttgacccatacaatgtatttttgcctattgctacaaatacttgacactggttttgtggtccagggtcacatattcaaatgatttctgaaggatcatgttacactgaagactagaataatggctactgaaaattcagctttactatcacaagaataaattacattttaaaacatatcaaaacagactttattttgaattgtaataaaaaaaacataaccccaaacttttataaTGGTGAGTATATTTCTGAAATCTTACATTTCTTTCAGGTTTTGTAAAATGAGAAATAATGCTGTTGATATCCTTCAATATGAAGTT belongs to Garra rufa chromosome 3, GarRuf1.0, whole genome shotgun sequence and includes:
- the b3gat3 gene encoding galactosylgalactosylxylosylprotein 3-beta-glucuronosyltransferase 3; translated protein: MRMRLKLKTVFVLYFMVSLLGLIYALMQLGQRCDCRDHDMSKDQQISQLRGDLQKLQEHIKTSELSKKNDVPKIFVITPTYARLVQKAELTRLSHTFLHVPQLHWIVVEDAPQPTSLVSDFLAASGLTYTHLHKLTPKDRKLQEGDPSWLKPRGAEQRNEGLRWLREMGAAAKGKEAAALEEAVVYFADDDNTYSLQLFEEMRYTYRVSVWPVGLVGGMKFERPVVEDGKVVRFHTGWRPNRPFPIDMAGFAVSLRVVLTNPQARFDGDAQMGFLESSFLQNLVTMDDLEPKADLCTKVLVWHTRTEKPKMKREDALQKQGMGSDPDVEV